A DNA window from Abyssibacter profundi contains the following coding sequences:
- a CDS encoding BtrH N-terminal domain-containing protein has translation MNLQPITHRHAGHCETGVSSILLEAAGLTLSEAEVLGLSSGLTFVHLPFVRINELPLTSYRMPPGRIYRGLARRIGVRWAQQRFRHPAAGMAALDAALEQGRAVGIQASVYWLPYFPDAMRFHFNAHNLIVYGRDGDDYLVSDPVFEAPQRCPREALQRARFVRGALAPKGLMYWPVSVPGTIDWSTAFARSVRKTANMMLRAPLPFVGIRGIRLLGRQLERLPRRSDDARQRLYLGQIVRMQEEIGTGGGGFRFMYAAYLHEMADRLNRADLAEVGQSLTACGDAWRQFAVACARQIRSRQAVELAGPIEALARVATLEAQAFRDVLAVSRKPRRSLAHLD, from the coding sequence ATGAATCTACAACCCATTACGCACCGTCATGCAGGCCACTGCGAAACCGGTGTTAGTTCGATTCTGCTGGAAGCTGCCGGCCTGACCCTGTCGGAAGCCGAGGTGCTCGGCCTGTCCAGCGGGCTGACCTTCGTGCATCTGCCGTTCGTGCGCATTAACGAACTGCCGCTGACCAGTTACCGCATGCCGCCCGGGCGGATTTACCGTGGCCTGGCGCGGCGCATCGGCGTGCGCTGGGCGCAGCAGCGATTTCGTCATCCCGCAGCCGGGATGGCGGCGCTGGACGCCGCCCTGGAACAGGGGCGCGCCGTGGGTATTCAGGCCTCTGTGTACTGGCTGCCCTATTTTCCGGACGCCATGCGTTTTCACTTCAACGCACACAATCTGATCGTGTACGGCCGTGACGGCGATGACTACCTGGTCAGTGATCCGGTCTTCGAGGCGCCACAGCGCTGCCCGCGCGAGGCGCTGCAGCGGGCGCGGTTCGTGCGGGGTGCCCTGGCACCCAAGGGGCTGATGTACTGGCCGGTCTCGGTGCCCGGAACGATCGACTGGTCCACGGCCTTCGCCCGCAGTGTGCGCAAGACGGCCAACATGATGCTGCGCGCGCCGTTGCCGTTTGTCGGTATCAGGGGCATTCGTCTGCTGGGGCGTCAGCTGGAACGCCTCCCCCGGCGTTCGGACGATGCGCGTCAGCGGCTCTACCTGGGCCAGATCGTCCGTATGCAGGAAGAGATTGGCACCGGAGGCGGCGGCTTCCGATTCATGTATGCCGCCTACCTGCATGAGATGGCGGATCGGTTGAATCGTGCCGATCTGGCCGAGGTCGGTCAGAGCCTGACGGCTTGCGGGGATGCCTGGCGGCAGTTTGCCGTGGCCTGCGCGCGACAAATCCGCAGTCGGCAGGCCGTGGAACTGGCAGGCCCGATCGAGGCGTTGGCGCGGGTCGCCACGCTGGAGGCGCAGGCCTTCCGCGATGTGCTGGCAGTTTCGCGTAAGCCTAGGCGGTCACTGGCTCACCTGGATTGA
- a CDS encoding helix-turn-helix domain-containing protein: MKLEEVPQDDSPGYAKERRAVYAQDADGGYVVAASSGWAVEEAANTLAVATFEAQAQAARARCAAGQGSPLEVIMYLRRMDIPTLAQATGLWAWRVKRHLRAKGYRRLSPALRQRYADALGCDVAQLLPEAEPPV, encoded by the coding sequence ATGAAGCTTGAGGAGGTGCCGCAGGACGACAGTCCCGGCTATGCGAAAGAGCGGCGGGCAGTTTATGCCCAGGATGCCGACGGCGGGTATGTCGTGGCGGCGTCTTCTGGCTGGGCGGTGGAGGAGGCCGCGAACACGCTGGCGGTTGCCACGTTCGAAGCCCAGGCCCAGGCGGCCCGCGCGCGCTGCGCCGCCGGGCAGGGGTCGCCCCTGGAGGTGATCATGTACCTGCGCCGCATGGATATCCCCACGCTGGCGCAGGCCACCGGGCTGTGGGCCTGGCGGGTGAAGCGTCATCTTCGCGCGAAGGGTTATCGGCGTCTGAGTCCTGCGCTAAGGCAGCGATACGCGGATGCGCTGGGTTGTGATGTGGCGCAGTTGCTGCCCGAGGCGGAGCCACCCGTATGA